One segment of Cutaneotrichosporon cavernicola HIS019 DNA, chromosome: 4 DNA contains the following:
- a CDS encoding uncharacterized protein (Cytoplasm protein) — MERKTSPLEVARKELHRKKPADLTLDDLRSATDTALSGGSDLDVLGFAAALLRQLAASPHQINELVAERIAPALQPGAQLGALITANLAHNFKSRAQRSSELLTAAIKLVPAFPDLLSPLFKSIISDSLARKPNLLGITILASAVPDSAVPNDLLPRLLADVDEVDAASQRCAAVVALLARESSNEGWLAPLIPYLGGEASVTTLSRYLLPALTKVYRSAYEPLLTLLEAAAVDDRYFGPWVATASFGVSSGFITLEGLPQTRLEEGISHADLGVRVMAFELLAHSRAVFTPRVMGLVKHALVINTVVPTAGGRTEMRSAIHGFLTNMKSQEDQARRDLKKGAERAQATLAAAEAFHAWLLDAYLGPSVKACREMPHLRSIFALRLLKLYVDIYGPSVYPSVFTPTRVADLIACQASEFVDARVGARNLIALAPLPLAGFETLDMMPTKHLLASALASINHPRLTQAEAGRATLCILFTKLVLPKGQDKALTFVGGIIGELESHIQKVEENLARNIVEYPIHGPLSALVELVRCLDLISPDAQAAWRPTLHALNALVLRVWAVTRKVVSLGPEEEGTSHEIARAYDVLGEEDEEEGDHTNLLSGCWRATREAAELLAAIITVPLCVKEQTVWSVAEVDAAGRTFLLWLHEIRHRGTFSRIAPAFGTVVDAVQRIPSLSYLVGEWVDSQLDVVDEGKLSTLRRSAALPFTFLALLSDRTQRDRALDALLSMAALSSPSSDTTKVHAMNTLKIVLLDAKQSHALPRYLEQTLTTSLQAFGSANWAVRNVALILFSTVTNRALTTSRPQDEGGRAALAARQTLASWNKKYPSLLPYIRQTLRDVRGRGPLVLGEHSPLFPLLIIIRSLRWSADGEDLATTLYPAVEPFLGSPEWMVRAAAAQALSSLLSPEAGLEKARVTATRISHAGNEPNLRHGRLLFLRRLLEDVVDEAEGIAPRLRDALAEKAPPMISAAILDCVGAYVGISQANSDNDLLRAAATASHAFFATLPTVGTDLLYAAAARVLILAGETLSLLEARMPEDAQLLALASLERNSETLMAVTRLAKQGSNAVRTAALEALADWPEGGAEITELRDEMLKLAAHARSVPLKEAALAALGRAFLSTPAEDEDWDVLADHILSASDENQSEPRREAALSALTSLAPRLLALPTSPRARLLRALLALLEDDDVDIRSGAAAAMSAALDRKPVDQYSAVDAWWIWLTAHVREEREEWEGWLWKLVLPPGDSNADTRLFVEEPPNLFRNVVGVAERAASVLAHLGHTEGQVLARTVVDQIEDRGTYAPIDAGWAAAQVSRRRAAAVRTALGR, encoded by the exons ATGGAGCGCAAGACCTCGCCACTCGAGGTAGCGCGCAAGGAGCTTCACCGCAAGAAGCCAGCCGACCTTACTCT GGATGATCTGCGGTCAGCGACTGACACGGCGCTGTCCGGCGGTagcgacctcgacgtgctcggcttcgcggccgcgctcctgcgccagctcgccgcctcTCCTCACCAGATAAATGAGCTGGTTGCTGAGCGGATTGCGCCAGCTCTCCAACCTGGCGCGCAGCTAGGGGCGCTCATAAccgccaacctcgcgcACAACTTCAAGAGCCGCGCCCAACGGTCCTCAGAGCTCCTGACCGCCGCGATCAAGCTCGTCCCCGCCTTCCCCGAccttctctcccctctATTTAAGTCTATCATTTCTGACTCACTCGCCCGCAAACCAAACCTCCTGGGAATCACGAtcctcgccagcgccgtTCCCGACTCGGCCGTGCCCAATGATTTACTCCCCCGTCTCCTTGCGGacgtggacgaggtggacgcAGCGAGCCAGCGCTGtgcggccgtcgtcgctctcctcgctcgGGAAAGTTCAAATGAGGGATGGTTGGCTCCACTCATCCCCTATCTCGGAGGCGAGGCCAGCGTCACCACGCTCTCGCGctacctcctccccgcgcTCACCAAGGTATACCGGAGCGCATACGaacccctcctcaccctcctaGAGGCTGCGGCGGTGGACGACAGGTATTTCGGGCCGTGGGTCGCGACTGCGAGCTTTGGCGTCTCCTCCGGCTTCATCACATTGGAAGGCCTTCCCCAGACCCgactcgaggagggcatATCCCACGCCGATCTCGGCGTACGCGTCATGGCGttcgagctcctcgcgcacTCCCGGGCGGTTTTCACCCCACGCGTGATGGGCCTCGTTAAGCATGCGCTGGTCATCAATACCGTCGTGCCCACAGCCGGGGGACGAACGGAGATGCGGTCCGCGATCCACGGCTTCCTGACCAACATGAAGTCGCAGGAGGACCAGGCGCGGCGCGATCTCAAGAAAGGCGCTGAAAGAGCGCAGGCCACCCTCGCAGCTGCGGAGGCGTTCCACGCCTGGTTGCTCGACGCATACCTCGGTCCGAGCGTCAAGGCGTGCCGCGAGATGCCTCATCTGAGGAGCATCTTtgccctccgcctcctcaagctctATGTCGACATCTACGGGCCCTCGGTCTATCCCAGTGTGTTCACGCCCACACGCGTCGCCGATCTCATCGCGTGCCAGGCGAGCGAGTTCGtggacgcgcgcgtcggcgcacGTAACCT catTGCTCTcgctcccctccccctcgctGGATTTGAGACTCTGGATATGATGCCAACAAAGCATCTCCTGGCCTCGGCCCTGGCCAGCATCAACCACCCGCGCCTCACGCAGGCGGAAGCCGGCCGTGCGACCCTCTGCATCCTCTTCACCAAGCTCGTGCTCCCCAAAGGGCAGGACAAGGCTCTGACGTTCGTTGGTGGCATCATCGGGGAGCTGGAGAGTCATATCCAaaaggtggaggagaacCTCGCGCGGAATATCGTCGAGTATCCCATCCACGGGCCGCTCAGTGCGCTTGT GGAACTCGTCCGCTGCCTCGACCTCATTTCGCCCGACGCTCAGGCGGCCTGGCGGCCGACATTGCATGCTCTTAACGCTCTTGTGCTCCGCGTTTGGGCCGTCACGAGGAAGGTTGTCTCCTTGGgcccagaggaggaggggacgAGTCACGAGATTGCGCGCGCGTACGACGTCCTCGGTGAAgaggacgaagaggagggcgaccATACCAATCTCCTCTCAGGATgttggcgcgcgacgcgcgaggcggc cgaaCTTCTCGCAGCGATCATCACTGTGCCATTATGTGTGAAGGAACAGACTGTCTGGAGCGTCGCCGAAGTCGACGCGGCCGGGAggaccttcctcctctggctCCACGAGATCCGGCACCGAGGCACGTTCTCGCGCATCGCACCAGCGTTCGGCactgtcgtcgacgcggtgCAGCGAATCCCGTCGCTATCctacctcgtcggcgagtgGGTCGACTCGCAGCTCGACGTTGTAGACGAGGGGAAGCTGAGCACGCTCCGCCGCTCCGCCGCGCTTCCcttcaccttcctcgcactCCTCTCGGACCGTACTCAGCGGGACCGCGCGCTGgacgcgctcctctccATGGCTGcgctctcctctccatcctccgATACGACGAAGGTGCACGCAATGAACACGCTCAAGATCGTCCTGTTAGATGCGAAGCAGTCTCATGCCCTCCCTCGCTACCTGGAGCAGACACTCACCACCTCGCTCCAAGCTTTCGGGAGCGCCAACTGGGCCGTGCGCAACGTGGCCCTCATACTCTTCTCAACAGTCACCAACCGTGCCCTCACCACCTCCAGGCCACAGGACGAGGGAGGCCGTGcagccctcgccgcgcgccaaACCCTAGCCTCATGGAACAAGAAGTACCCCTCACTCCTCCCCTACATTAGGCAGACGCTGCGGGATgtgcgcggccgcgggcCGCTCGTGCTGGGAGAGCACTCCCCCCTCTttcccctcctcatcatcattcGTTCTCTCCGGTGGAGTGcggatggcgaggacctcgccaccaccctctACCCCGCAGTCGAGCCGTTCCTCGGCTCTCCCGAGTGGATGGTTCGCGCTGCTGCGGCGCAggccctctcctccctcctctcccctgAGGCGGGGCTGGAGAAAGCCAGAGTCACCGCGACGCGCATCAGCCACGCAGGCAACGAGCCAAACCTCCGGCACGGGCggctcctcttcctccgccgcctgctcgaggatgtcgtcgacgaggctgaggggatcgcgccgcgcctccGTGATGCTCTGGCCGAGAAAGCACCACCCATGATCTCGGCGGCGATCCTCGACTGCGTGGGCGCGTATGTGGGCATTTCCCAAGCGAACTCGGATAACGACCTGCTCCGCGCCGCTGCGACTGCCTCGCATGCGTTCTTCGCGACCCTACCGACTGTGGGAACGGACCTCCTGTATGCTGCCGCTGCTCGCGTCCTCATTCTCGCTGGCGAGACCTTGTCCCTCCTTGAGGCGCGTATGCCAGAGGACGCACAGCTGCTCGCCCTGGCGTCGCTCGAGCGCAACTCCGAGACCCTCATGGCAGTGACGAGACTGGCGAAGCAGGGAAGCAACGCCGTGcgcaccgccgcgctcgaggcacTCGCCGACTGGCCGGAAGGCGGGGCGGAGATCAcggagctgcgcgacgagatgcTCAAACTGGCCGCGCATGCCCGCAGCGTGccgctcaaggaggcggcgcttgcAGCTCTCGGCCGAgccttcctctccaccccagcggaggatgaggacTGGGACGTGCTGGCGGACCATATCCTCTCCGCGTCAGATGAGAACCAA tcTGAGCCGCGACGCGAGGCCGCCCTCTCAGCGCTCACGTCCCTCGCGCCTcgtctccttgccctccccACTTCGCCTCGTGCGCGGCTCCTCcgtgccctcctcgccctgctggaggacgacgacgtggatATCCGCTCGGGCGCTGCGGCCGCCATGAGTGCGGCGCTGGACCGTAAGCCCGTCGACCAGTACAGCGCGGTCGATGCGTGGTGGATCTGGCTTACCGCTCATGTGCGCGAAGAGAGGGAAGAATGGGAGGGGTGGCTGTGGAAATTGGTCCTCCCCCCCGGTGATTCTAATGCCGACACGCGTCTTTTCGTCGAGGAACCGCCCAACTTATTCCGTAACGTGGTCGGAGttgccgagcgcgctgcCTCCGTGTTGGCTCACCTTGGCCACACTGAGGGCCAAGTACTGGCGCGCACGGTCGTGGACCAGATCGAAGACCGTGGAACATATGCGCCCATCGACGCAggatgggcggcggcgcaagtcagtcgacgccgcgccgcggctGTGCGCACGGCCCTCGGCAGGTAG
- a CDS encoding uncharacterized protein (Acyl-CoA dehydrogenase, C-terminal domain), with protein sequence MSLDPRILHYFPRGTWGLIEPHFSDHGKKILSTVITFVEDYCMPAEKVFHQQISDDPKLRWATYPAVMEDLKAKARDLGLWNLWLSGGEFQHLAKGSGGGLSNLEYGVIAEVTGYASRTAPEAMNCSAPDTGNMEVIARFGSEAQKQKYLLPLVAGKIRSAFSMTEYGVASSDASNLRNTTAVMKNGKLVLNGHKWWISGAGDPRCSVHIVVAVTDPGNSSKHRKHTLLLVDPKAPGVEIVRPMSVFGYDDAPEGHCEVVYNNVELDPTTAIVGGVSSNLGRGFEMLQARLGPGRIHHCMRSIGVANRALDLMELRVSNPARKTFGKQLNEHGTVLADIAKSRAEIEAARFLVVAAARQIDLHKAKGALKDIGIAKFSVPAVTLTVIDRAMQVHGAEGISQDQPLASMYAHARTLRYADGPDEVHIQQVAKVELRDRLPYIQDRAARIHAAEVKMGAKVRPAKL encoded by the exons ATGTCTCTCGACCCCCGTATCCTCCACTACTTCCCTCGCGGCACTTGGGGCCTG ATTGAGCCCCACTTCTCCGACCATGGCAAGAAGATTCTCTCGACCGTCATCACCTTTGTCGAGGACTACTGCATGCCCGCCGAGAAGGTCTTCCACCAGCAGATCTCGGACGACCCCAAGCTCCGCTGGGCCACCTACCCGGCTGTCATGGAGgacctcaaggccaaggcccgcgaccttggcctctgGAACCTGTGGCTGTCTGGCGGCGAGTTCCagcacctcgccaaggGGTCTGGTGGCGgcctctccaacctcgaGTACGGCGTTATCGCTGAGGTTACGGGTTACGCTTCCCGCACTGCCCCCGAGGCGATGAACTGCTCCGCTCCCGACACGGGTAACATGGAGGTCATTGCGCGCTTTGGCTCCGAGGCCCAGAAGCAGAAgtacctcctccccctcgttGCTGGCAAAATCCGCTCGGCCTTCTCCATGACCGAGTACGGCG tcgCCTCGTCGGACGCGTCCAACCTCCGCAACACTACTGCCGTTATGAAGAACGGCAAGCTCGTGCTTAACGGCCACAAGTGG TGGATCTCGGGCGCCGGCGACCCCCGCTGCTCGGTTCACATCGTCGTGGCCGTCACCGACCCCGGAAACTCGTCCAAGCACCGCAAgcacaccctcctcctcgtggACCCCAAGGCCCCCGGTGTCGAGATTGTCCGCCCCATGTCCGTCTTCGGCTACGACGATGCCCCTGAGGGCCACTGCGAGGTCGTCTACAACaacgtcgagcttgaccccaccaccgccatTGTTGGTGGTGTCTCGTccaacctcggccgtgGATTCGAGATGCTCCAGGCCCGCCTGGGTCCCGGCCGTATCCACCACTGCATGCGTTCGATCGGTGTTGCCAACCGTGCCCTCGACCTGATGGAGCTGCGCGTGTCCAACCCCGCCCGCAAGACTTTCGGCAAGCAGCTCAACGAGCACGGcaccgtcctcgccgacatcgCCAAGAgccgcgccgagatcgaggccgCCCGCTTCCTGGTTGTTGCGGCTGCACGTCAGATCGACCTCCACAAGGCAAAGGGCGCACTCAAGGACATTGGTATTGCCAAGTTCTCGGTGCCGGCCGTTACGCTCACCGTTATCGACCGCGCTATGCAGGTCcatggcgccgagggcatTTCGCAGGACCAGCCCCTCGCTTCCATGTACGCACACGCCCGTACCCTCCGTTACGCCGACGGACCCGACGAGGTCCACATCCAGCAGGTCGCAAAGGTCGAGCTCCGCGACCGCCTGCCGTACATCCAGGACCGCGCTGCCCGCAtccacgccgccgaggtcaagatgGGCGCAAAGGTCCGCCCGGCCAAGCTCTAA
- the RPT6 gene encoding uncharacterized protein (AAA domain (Cdc48 subfamily)), with protein sequence MAVATKAPVKLAGGGLKTYYQNKIEATEHEITKKTQNLRRLEAQRNTLNTRVRLLREELQVLQEPGSYVGEVVKVMGKKKVLVKVQPEGKYVVDFSPDIPISSLTPNLRVALRADSYLLHSILPNKVDPLVSLMMVEKVPDSTYEMVGGLDKQIKEIKEVIELPVKHPELFESLGIAQPKGVLLYGPPGTGKTLLARAVAHHTDCRFIRVSGSELVQKYIGEGSRMVRELFVMAREHAPSIIFMDEIDSIGSSRGGEGGGGGDSEVQRTMMELLNQLDGFEPTKNIKVIMATNRIDILDSALLRPGRIDRKIEFPPPNPEARITILKIHSRKMSLQRGINFRSLAEKMGNCSGAEVRGICTEAGMYALRERRQYVGQEDFEMAVAKVLKRGAETNTSVGKLFS encoded by the exons ATGGCTGTTGCCACCAAGGCGCCTGTCAAGCTcgctggcggcgggctCAAG ACATACTACCAGAACAAGATCGAGGCGACCGAGCATGAGATCACGAAGAAGACACAGAACTTGAGGCGACTGGAAGCGCAGCGCAACACGCTGAACACGCGGG TACGCCTCCTGCGTGAGGAGTTGCAAGTGTTGCAGGAGCCTGGAAGCTatgtcggcgaggttgtcAAGGTCAtgggcaagaagaaggtgcTGGTCAAGGTCCAGCCTGAGGGCAAGTACGTTGTCGACTTCTCGCCCGACATTCCTATCTCGTCCCTCACGCCCAACCTGCGTGTCGCGCTGCGTGCCGACTCGTACTTACTGCACTCGATCCTGCCAAACAAGGTCGACCCACTCGTCTCGCTCATGATGGTCGAGAAGGTCCCGGACTCGACGTACGAGATGGTCGGTGGTCTTGACAAGCAGAtcaaggagatcaaggaggtcaTCGAGCTGCCTGTAAAGCATCCGGAGCTGTTCGAGAGCCTCGGTATCGCCCAGCCCAAGGGTGTCTTGCTCTACGGACCGCCCGGTACCGGCAAGACGCTGCTCGCGCGTGCTGTGGCGCACCACACCGACTGCCGCTTCATTCGTGTGTCTGGCTCTGAGCTCGTGCAGAAGTACATCGGTGAGGGTTCGCGGATGGTGCGCGAGCTGTTCGTCATGGCGCGGGAGCATGCGCCGTCGATCATCTTCatggacgagatcgactCGATCGGCTCGTCGCGTGGCGGTgagggcggtggcggcggcgactcGGAGGTGCAGCGTACGATGATGGAGCTGTTGAACCAGCTCGACGGATTCGAGCCGACCAAGAACATCAAG gtgATCATGGCGACGAACCGTAtcgacatcctcgactcggcgcTGTTACGACCAGGGCGTATCGACCGTAAGATCGAGTtccccccacccaaccccgagGCCCGTATTACCATTCTTAAGATCCACTCGCGCAAGATGTCGCTCCAGAGGGGCATCAACTtccgctcgctcgccgagaagaTGGGCAACTGCTCAGGTGCCGAGGTGCGTGGTATCTGCACGGAGGCGGGCATGTACGCGCTCCGAGAACGCCGCCAGTATGTTGGCCAGGAAGACTTTGAAATGGCTGTTGCCAAGGTGCTGAAGCGCGGTGCCGAGACCAACACGAGTGTCGGCAAGCTGTTCAGCTGA
- a CDS encoding uncharacterized protein (Jumping translocation breakpoint protein (JTB)), producing MILRRTRFVLVLVAVAFLTLVCATPAGPVSGKRPLVAQPAEGYDCTPFGVCEPCPEDERHQPFCQPFGNRRLLHCKRAGAEAEDKGVTPAWEACGKVIKKEQRDFYEFVTANVLLLMVCLTIFAVRTSALATQQYRQLAARIGIPSGAWRT from the exons ATGATTCTCAGGCGAACAAG attcgtcctcgttcttgtcgccgtcgcgttCCTCACGCTCGTCTGCGCCACACCTGCTGGTCCAGTGTCGGGCAAGAGGCcactcgtcgcgcagcCCGCTGAGGGCTACGACTGCACGCCGTTCGGTGTCTGTGAACCGTGTCCTGAAGACGAG cgacaCCAGCCATTCTGCCAACCGTTCGGAAACCGGCGCTTGCTGCACTGTAAGAGGGCCGgggccgaggccgaagaCAAGGGCGTGACGCCCGCGTGGGAGGCGTGCGGCAAGGTCATCAAGAAGGAGCAGCGCGACTTTTACGAGTTTGTC ACGGCGaacgtcctcctcctgaTGGTGTGCCTTACCATCTTTGCTGTGCGCACCAGCGCACTGGCGACGCAGCAGTACCGCCAGCTCGCAGCGCGCATCGGTATCCCGAGTGGCGCGTGGCGAACATAG
- the mcl1 gene encoding uncharacterized protein (Minichromosome loss protein, Mcl1, middle region), which yields MDASPDAVHSAPTHLEGITRVCFSPDGKTIYTAGADCLVRIHDAAAPDAEPGFHDEHAEPVSSITASTDLLITACLDAVARAFRGKELDGYIMRASGVPLRWVQVDAKGERVAVCSDENLVYVVDVNDRTNVQKIPTNDSPVRSAAWDPTGQYLVLAGCDGKLKVYDTSEKSPFNKRNLEGMIKSSQPDAQTQCYVAWHPSGDCFAVPTRTHEIALIARDTWSKLGSFHADGHREVVGELAWSPNGKYLASAAGSELLIWATEGHHVVARCSTEAEVTGLAWAPNANMIAFTTSNGWFNRWTEPVPADFASPFLSDAELAKKADKMLDDDLFGEDEGIDLDEVGEELGDEVGDDWIVDDDGAFAEDDGEATRGGRTQVVNVTKAQPSFVPGATEWRAKKRYLAFNMVGVVDATDQETHNVVNVEFHDKSARRGYHFSDHSQYTMASLGEQGIAYAAPAGENNVLSVVHYRPYDSWGSTADWSMSLLAGEDALSIAVGGPEQGLGTVVVATSKGLVRFFTASGVQRYVWRLGEDVITLVAGRDALLVIHREGGTSLDGCQSLRYTLMDLETFDLVQEGRVPLPRDETLAWAGFSSAGVPVIYDSTGVLSALDRFRRPNQARWVPLFDGVVAKGAKREAYWPVGVSEEPGVLHAIILKGVEREPFFPRPLLQDLNLQMPLLTTDTAHGALEEKAARAAILLSAEGSEDGRIQIDKDLLQLMQGACKADALARALDLARLVHATSSLDAARRIADYYHFPGLVERIGHIKSEKGLERVSWVDAEPQQEYVTRAKAGRGPTRDFEDFAPARKRTFRGREPPSSRATPSARRAETPAASRQTVVPETPAPDDEMDFDSTAGKTFDESMPLVASPKRKRSEDDQPGAKNPFAKRAGNPFAKAAVARPLDSIKSTSFFDRVDDIEAKGPVSVKKGKKARKEEKGPKQTTLFGMRHPVAKDSYASITEDEEEVERDPLEEAVVQDSVEFEETLMD from the exons ATGGACGCCAGCCCCGACGCCGTCCACTCGGCACCAACACACCTCGAGGGAATCACGCGTGTGTGTTTCAGTCCAGATGGCAA GACAATCTACACCGCGGGCGCGGACTGCCTCGTGCGCATCCACGATGCCGCTGCGCCCGACGCTGAGCCCGGTTTCCAtgacgagcacgccgagccCGTGTCCAGTATCACGGCAAGTACGGACCTGTTGATCACGGCGTGTCTCGATGCAGTGGCGCGTGCTTTCCGTGGTAAGGAGCTCGATGGGTATATTATGCGTGCGAGCGGTGTTCCCCTCCGATGGGTTCAGGTCGACGCTAAGGGAGAACGTGTGGCGGTGTGCAGCGA CGAAAACCTCGTCtacgtcgtcgacgtcaacgacCGCACCAACGTGCAAAAGATCCCGACCAACGACTCGCCAGTCCGCTCTGCCGCCTGGGACCCCACCGGGCAATACCTTGTTCTCGCGGGTTGCGACGGCAAGCTGAAGGTGTACGACACGAGCGAGAAGTCACCGTTCAACAAGCGCAACCTCGAAGGCATGATCAAGTCGTCGCAGCCAGACGCGCAGACCCAGTGCTACGTCGCGTGGCACCCGAGCGGCGACTGCTTTGCCGTTCCAACCCGCACGCACGAAATTGCACTCATCGCCCGCGACACGTGGAGCAAGCTGGGTTCGTTCCATGCCGACGGACATCGCGAGgtcgttggcgagctcgcgtgGTCTCCGAACGGCAAGTACCTagcgtcggcggcgggctcCGAGCTCCTGATCTGGGCGACGGAGGGACaccacgtcgtcgctcgctGTAGCACCGAGGCTGAGGTGACGGGTCTCGCATGGGCACCAAACGCCAACATGATCGCGTTCACGACGAGCAACGGTTGGTTCAACCGCTGGACGGAGCCGGTACCTGCGGATTTTGCGTCGCCATTCCTCTCGGACGCGGAGCTCGCGAAGAAGGCGGACAAGATgcttgacgacgacttgtttggcgaggacgaggggatcgacctcgacgaggttggagaggagctcggcgacgaggtgggtgaTGACTGgatcgtcgacgacgatggcgcgtttgccgaggacgacggaGAGGCcacgcgcggcgggcgcacccaggtcgtcaacgtcaCCAAGGCCCAGCCGTCATTCGTACCCGGCGCGACCGAATGGCGTGCCAAGAAGCGGTATCTCGCGTTCAACATGGTCGGCGTTGTCGACGCCACAGACCAGGAAACACACAAtgtcgtcaacgtcgaATTCCACGATAAgagcgcgcgacgcggatACCATTTCTCGGACCACTCGCAGTACACCATGGCGAGCCTGGGAGAGCAGGGCATTGCGTACGCTGCTCCGGCAGGCGAGAACAATGTCCTGAGTGTCGTGCACTATCGGCCCTACGACTCGTGGGGGAGCACCGCGGATTGGAGCATGTCGCTCTTGGCCGGCGAAGACGCCCTGAGCATCGCTGTTGGCGGACCCGAACAGGGCCTCGGCACCGTCGTCGTGGCGACGAGCAAAGGTCTAGTACGCTTCTTCACGGCGTCGGGCGTGCAGCGGTACGTCTGGCGcctgggcgaggatgtGATCACACTAGTTGCGGGGCgcgacgccctcctcgtcatccaccGCGAGGGTGGGACGAGTCTCGATGGCTGCCAGAGCCTGCGATACACGCTGATGGACCTCGAGACCTTCGACTTGGTGCAGGAAGGCCGTGTCCCCCTCCCGCGCGACGAGACGCTGGCTTGGGCGGGCTTCTCCTCCGCTGGTGTTCCTGTGATCTACGACAGCACTGGCGTACTTAGCGCTCTCGACCGCTTCCGCCGCCCAAACCAGGCGCGGTGGGTACCTCTCTTCGACGGCGTGGTTGCAAAGGGtgccaagcgcgaggcctACTGGCCTGTCGGGGTGAGCGAGGAACCCGGCGTCCTCCACGCCATCATCCTCAAGGGTGTGGAGCGTGAGCCCTTTTTCCCGCGTCCCCTCCTGCAAGATCTCAATCTCCAAATGCCCCTCCTCACGACGGACACCGCGCACGGTGCGCTGGAGGAGAaagccgcgcgcgccgccatcctcctctcaGCGGAGGGGAGCGAAGATGGCCGCATCCAGATCGACAAGGACCTTCTCCAGCTCATGCAGGGCGCTTGCAAGGCTGACGCGCTCGCACgtgccctcgacctcgcccgacTCGTGCACGCTACGAGCTCACTAGATGCGGCCCGCCGCATCGCTGACTACTACCACTTCCCGGGACTGGTGGAGCGCATCGGGCACATCAAGTCCGAGAAGGGCCTCGAGCGGGTGAGCTgggtcgacgccgagccgcAGCAGGAATACGTTACCCGGGCCAAGGCCGGTCGCGGCCCAACAAGGGACTTTGAGGACTTTGCACCGGCCCGTAAGCGCACCTTCCGAGGCCGCGAGCCGCCTAGCAGCAGGGCTacgccaagcgcgcgccgcgccgaaACCCCCGCCGCGTCTAGGCAGACTGTCGTGCCCGAGACACCTGCACCTgatgacgagatggacTTTGACTCTACAGCGGGAAAAACATTCGACGAAAGCATGCCTCTCGTCGCGTCACCAAAACGCAAGCGTTCCGAGGATGACCAGCCCGGTGCCAAGAACCCATTCGCGAAGCGCGCAGGTAACCCGTttgccaaggctgccgtCGCTCGCCCGCTCGACTCGATCAAGAGCACGTCCTTCTTCGATCGTGTGGATGACATCGAGGCCAAGGGCCCTGTTTCTGTGAAGAAGGGAAAGAAGGCgcggaaggaggagaaggggcCGAAGCAGACAACGCTATTTGGCATGCGGCACCCTGTGGCAAAGGACAGCTATGCGTCCATCAcagaagacgaggaggaggtggagcgCGACCcactcgaggaggcggtcgtGCAAGACTCCGTCGAGTTTGAGGAGACACTCATGGACTGA